The proteins below are encoded in one region of Pseudomonas entomophila L48:
- a CDS encoding DUF2341 domain-containing protein has protein sequence MQRLILTLLLCLGFALPGSASAWWQDDWLYRKQIAVDTTPQGAGLTQALGRTALLVRLHTGNFTFDGVSETGADIRFVGADDKTVLNHHIEQFDPLMGMALIWVDVPRIEPGQRQDLWMYYGNAKAQAANGQPSFDADYTALYHFDGTSPRDASPYGNQLQGQAVAVDGVIGRAIQLGGQALQLPASASLQLPASAAFTFSTWLRQDQAVGEQLLLARREAGHSLLLGLAQGVAFVEVDGQRVSANQALTAGQWQHLALVGEGGSLSLLVDGQPVARLAASLAAFTGAVGIGGDLPASEGTPASGFAPFVGALDELRISRVARSQASLQADALAQGAESRLVAYGADEEQSGFGFGSLGFLLKAVPVDAWVIIAVLVLMMVQSWVIMLRKQRALSRVTAANAQFREHFATVGTRLEQFADDQGLHQRLQGSSLWRLYLVAVQELRTRRAQGADTTLVSAATIEAIRCSMDGVRTRENQVLSAKLSTLSNAIAGGPYIGLLGTVLGIMVVFLGTAMAGDVNINAIAPGMAAALLATAMGLFVAIPALFGYNRLTTRNREVGADMRVFVDEFITRLAELHGEGQAGEAAQRPQGRAVSPSVPA, from the coding sequence ATGCAACGCCTGATATTGACCCTGCTGCTGTGCCTGGGCTTCGCCCTGCCGGGCAGCGCCAGCGCCTGGTGGCAGGACGACTGGCTGTACCGCAAGCAGATTGCCGTGGACACCACCCCGCAAGGCGCAGGCCTGACCCAGGCGCTGGGCCGCACTGCTTTGCTGGTGCGCCTGCACACCGGCAACTTCACCTTCGATGGTGTCAGCGAGACCGGCGCGGACATTCGCTTCGTCGGCGCCGACGACAAGACCGTGCTCAACCACCATATCGAGCAGTTCGACCCGCTGATGGGCATGGCCCTGATCTGGGTCGACGTGCCGCGCATCGAGCCCGGCCAGCGCCAGGACCTGTGGATGTACTACGGCAACGCCAAGGCCCAGGCCGCCAACGGCCAGCCCAGCTTCGACGCCGACTACACCGCGCTGTACCACTTCGACGGCACCAGCCCGCGCGATGCCAGCCCTTACGGCAATCAACTGCAAGGCCAGGCCGTGGCGGTCGACGGTGTAATCGGCCGGGCCATTCAGCTCGGCGGCCAGGCCCTGCAACTACCGGCCAGTGCTTCGCTGCAATTGCCGGCCAGCGCGGCCTTCACCTTCAGCACCTGGCTGCGCCAGGACCAGGCGGTGGGCGAACAGCTGCTGCTGGCCCGGCGCGAGGCGGGGCACAGCTTGCTGCTGGGCCTGGCCCAGGGCGTGGCCTTTGTCGAGGTGGATGGCCAGCGCGTCAGCGCCAACCAGGCGCTGACGGCCGGCCAGTGGCAGCACCTGGCCCTGGTGGGCGAGGGTGGCAGCCTGAGCCTGCTGGTCGATGGCCAGCCTGTGGCCCGCCTGGCTGCCAGCCTGGCGGCATTCACTGGCGCGGTGGGCATCGGTGGCGACCTGCCCGCCAGCGAAGGCACGCCTGCCAGCGGCTTCGCCCCCTTCGTCGGCGCGCTGGATGAGCTGCGCATCTCCCGCGTGGCTCGCAGCCAGGCCAGCCTGCAAGCGGATGCGCTGGCCCAGGGCGCCGAGTCGCGCCTGGTGGCCTATGGCGCCGATGAAGAGCAGTCGGGCTTCGGCTTCGGCAGCCTGGGCTTCCTGCTCAAGGCGGTGCCGGTCGATGCCTGGGTGATCATCGCCGTGCTGGTGCTGATGATGGTGCAGTCGTGGGTGATCATGCTGCGCAAGCAGCGCGCCCTGAGCCGGGTCACCGCGGCCAACGCGCAGTTCCGCGAACACTTCGCCACGGTGGGCACGCGCCTTGAGCAGTTCGCCGACGACCAAGGCCTGCACCAACGGTTGCAGGGCTCGTCGCTGTGGCGCCTGTACCTGGTGGCGGTACAGGAGCTGCGCACCCGCCGCGCCCAAGGCGCGGACACCACCTTGGTGTCCGCCGCCACCATCGAGGCGATCCGCTGCTCCATGGACGGCGTGCGCACCCGCGAGAACCAGGTGCTTTCAGCCAAACTCTCGACCCTGTCCAACGCCATTGCCGGGGGCCCCTACATCGGCCTGCTGGGCACCGTGCTGGGGATCATGGTGGTGTTCCTCGGCACGGCCATGGCCGGTGACGTGAACATCAACGCCATCGCCCCGGGCATGGCCGCCGCGCTGCTGGCCACCGCCATGGGCTTGTTCGTCGCGATTCCCGCGCTGTTCGGCTACAACCGCCTGACCACGCGCAATCGCGAGGTTGGCGCCGACATGCGGGTGTTCGTCGACGAGTTCATCACCCGCCTGGCCGAGCTGCATGGCGAAGGGCAGGCCGGCGAAGCGGCGCAGCGCCCCCAGGGCCGTGCCGTCAGCCCGTCGGTCCCGGCGTGA
- a CDS encoding ShlB/FhaC/HecB family hemolysin secretion/activation protein: MGAGALLCLLSATALANEPERRVEINEYVVRGNTVLDAQAIEAAVYPYLGPDRTLADLEGAREALQKSYQARGYQSVFVELPEQKVEGGVVYLQVTETKVGRVRVVGAKHYSPVEIREQVPALEEGKVPDFAQVQNELATLNRTPGRQVLPLVREGQRPGTMDVDLQVEDKQPWNLSLGLNNDHSADTEKLRSVVSLGYNNLWQAGHSVSLTWFTAPEDRDNAQVWSGSYAAPLNERWTLQFSGYHSDSNVATVGGTNVLGKGHSYGVSAIYNLPGVGAWANALSIGIDFKDFDEKVALGGNHDKVPLKYSPITLGYNGYRFTEHDQLSLGLSLVAGTRGLLGYNSDDQAFDYKRYRANSSFAALKGDASYTFDFAGQWQSASKLAFQLASGPLVSNEQFAAGGATSVRGYLAAERTGDDGVLLSQELRTPSLGRYVGSYISDWRFYLFAEGAQLRLQDALPEQDDRYSLASVGVGTRATLNDWLSGSLDWAVPLKDAPNTDKNDSRVHFSVQATF; this comes from the coding sequence ATGGGCGCAGGGGCACTGCTGTGCCTGCTGTCCGCCACGGCGCTTGCCAACGAGCCTGAACGCCGGGTCGAGATCAACGAGTACGTGGTGCGCGGCAACACCGTGCTCGACGCCCAGGCCATCGAGGCGGCGGTGTACCCGTACCTCGGCCCGGACCGAACCCTGGCCGACCTCGAGGGCGCCCGCGAGGCGCTGCAGAAAAGCTACCAGGCCCGGGGCTACCAGTCGGTGTTCGTCGAGCTGCCGGAGCAGAAGGTCGAGGGCGGGGTGGTCTACCTGCAGGTCACCGAGACCAAGGTCGGCCGGGTACGCGTGGTCGGGGCCAAGCACTATTCGCCGGTGGAGATCCGCGAGCAGGTGCCGGCGCTGGAGGAGGGCAAGGTGCCCGATTTCGCCCAGGTGCAGAACGAACTGGCTACCCTCAACCGAACGCCGGGGCGCCAGGTGCTGCCACTGGTGCGCGAGGGCCAGCGCCCGGGCACCATGGACGTCGACCTGCAGGTCGAGGACAAGCAGCCCTGGAACCTGAGCCTGGGGTTGAACAACGACCACAGCGCCGACACCGAGAAGCTGCGCAGCGTCGTCAGCCTTGGTTACAACAACCTCTGGCAAGCCGGGCACAGCGTGTCGTTGACCTGGTTCACCGCGCCCGAGGACCGTGACAACGCCCAGGTCTGGTCCGGTTCCTACGCCGCACCGCTCAATGAACGCTGGACGCTGCAGTTCTCCGGCTACCACTCCGACAGCAACGTGGCCACCGTGGGCGGCACCAACGTGTTGGGCAAGGGCCACTCCTACGGTGTGTCCGCGATCTACAACCTGCCGGGTGTCGGCGCCTGGGCCAACGCGCTGTCGATCGGCATCGACTTCAAGGACTTCGACGAGAAGGTCGCCCTGGGCGGCAACCACGACAAGGTCCCGCTCAAGTACTCGCCCATCACCCTGGGCTACAACGGCTACCGCTTCACCGAGCACGACCAGCTGAGCCTGGGCCTGAGCCTGGTGGCCGGCACCCGTGGGCTGCTGGGGTACAACAGCGACGACCAGGCGTTCGACTACAAGCGCTACCGCGCCAACTCGAGCTTCGCCGCGCTCAAGGGCGACGCCAGCTACACCTTCGACTTCGCCGGGCAATGGCAGAGCGCCTCGAAGCTGGCCTTCCAACTGGCCTCCGGGCCACTGGTGTCGAACGAGCAGTTCGCCGCCGGCGGCGCCACCTCGGTGCGCGGCTATCTGGCCGCCGAGCGCACCGGCGACGACGGCGTGCTGCTGTCCCAGGAACTGCGCACCCCCTCCCTGGGCCGCTATGTCGGCAGCTACATCAGCGACTGGCGCTTCTACCTGTTCGCCGAGGGCGCCCAGCTGCGCCTGCAGGACGCCCTGCCCGAACAGGACGATCGTTACAGCCTGGCCAGCGTCGGCGTGGGCACCCGCGCCACGCTCAACGACTGGCTGTCCGGCAGCCTCGACTGGGCCGTGCCCTTGAAGGACGCCCCCAACACCGACAAGAACGACTCGCGCGTGCACTTCAGTGTGCAGGCGACTTTCTGA
- a CDS encoding CsgG/HfaB family protein: MKRLLSTLLILAALQGCGLREPMPAEQDAETPTLTPRASTYYDLINMPRPRGRLMAVVYGFRDQTGQYKPTPASSFSTSVTQGAASMLMDALNASGWFVVLEREGLQNLLTERKIIRASQKKPDVAENIQGELPPLQAANLMLEGGIIAYDTNVRSGGEGARYLGIDISREYRVDQVTVNLRAVDVRTGQVLANVMTSKTIYSVGRSAGVFKFIEFKKLLEAEVGYTTNEPAQLCVLSAIEAAVGHLLAQGIERRLWQVAADGAGDKALLDKYLSQYQQP, translated from the coding sequence ATGAAACGCCTGCTGAGCACGTTGCTGATCCTCGCCGCCCTGCAAGGGTGCGGCCTGCGCGAACCGATGCCCGCCGAACAGGACGCCGAGACGCCGACCCTGACGCCACGGGCCTCGACCTACTACGACCTGATCAACATGCCCCGGCCGCGCGGGCGGCTGATGGCCGTGGTGTACGGCTTCCGCGACCAGACCGGGCAGTACAAGCCGACCCCGGCCAGCTCGTTCTCCACCAGCGTCACCCAGGGCGCGGCGAGCATGCTGATGGACGCGCTCAACGCCAGCGGCTGGTTCGTGGTGCTTGAGCGCGAGGGCCTGCAGAACCTGCTGACCGAGCGCAAGATCATCCGCGCCTCGCAGAAGAAGCCCGACGTGGCCGAGAACATCCAGGGCGAGTTGCCGCCGTTGCAGGCCGCCAACCTGATGCTCGAAGGCGGCATCATCGCCTACGACACCAACGTGCGCAGCGGCGGCGAGGGCGCCCGCTACCTGGGTATCGACATATCCCGCGAGTACCGGGTCGACCAGGTGACCGTGAACCTGCGCGCGGTGGACGTGCGCACCGGGCAGGTGCTGGCCAACGTGATGACCAGCAAGACCATCTATTCGGTCGGGCGCAGCGCCGGGGTGTTCAAGTTCATCGAGTTCAAGAAGCTGCTCGAGGCCGAAGTGGGCTACACCACCAACGAGCCGGCGCAGCTGTGCGTGCTGTCGGCGATCGAGGCGGCGGTGGGGCACCTGCTGGCCCAGGGCATCGAGCGGCGGCTGTGGCAGGTGGCGGCGGACGGGGCAGGGGACAAGGCGCTGCTGGACAAGTACCTGAGTCAATATCAGCAACCCTAG
- a CDS encoding curli assembly protein CsgF encodes MSTHTPLRIAACLLAASLAGPALATELVYTPVNPAFGGNPLNGTWLLNNAQAQNDHDDPDLKDRASAFSGTSALERFSNQLESRLLGQLLDNIGNGQGGSMATDAFLIDVLDDSGALSIRVTDRATGEVSIIDVSGLNP; translated from the coding sequence ATGAGCACCCACACCCCCCTGCGTATCGCCGCCTGCCTGCTGGCTGCCAGCCTCGCCGGCCCGGCCCTGGCCACGGAGCTGGTGTACACGCCGGTCAACCCGGCATTCGGCGGCAACCCGCTGAACGGCACCTGGCTGCTCAACAACGCCCAGGCGCAGAACGACCACGATGACCCGGACCTCAAGGACCGCGCCTCGGCGTTCAGCGGCACCAGCGCCCTGGAACGCTTCAGCAACCAGCTCGAATCGAGGTTGCTGGGGCAGTTGCTGGACAACATCGGCAACGGCCAGGGCGGCAGCATGGCCACCGACGCCTTCCTGATCGATGTGCTCGACGACTCCGGGGCCCTAAGCATCCGGGTCACCGACCGGGCCACGGGGGAAGTCTCGATCATCGACGTGAGCGGCCTGAACCCCTGA
- the csgE gene encoding curli production assembly/transport protein CsgE yields the protein MNRLAIALCLCLVLQGQAHAGDEDEMMGFIVDNTISHIGHDFYYAFSDRLRATSRLDFNLVVRERPDARWGSLVTVEYEREVVYRRFLAPNTTQLHDEAIEAADLVRQQIVQRKLQRLLQDTTDLERDEL from the coding sequence ATGAACCGCCTGGCCATCGCCCTGTGCCTGTGCCTGGTGTTGCAGGGCCAGGCTCACGCCGGCGACGAAGACGAGATGATGGGCTTCATCGTCGACAACACCATCTCGCACATCGGCCACGACTTCTACTACGCCTTCAGCGACCGGCTGCGCGCCACCAGCCGGCTGGATTTCAACCTGGTGGTGCGCGAACGCCCGGATGCCCGCTGGGGCAGCCTGGTGACCGTGGAGTACGAACGCGAGGTGGTGTACCGGCGCTTCCTGGCGCCCAACACCACGCAACTGCACGACGAGGCCATCGAGGCCGCGGACCTGGTCCGCCAGCAGATCGTCCAGCGCAAGCTGCAACGGCTGCTGCAGGACACCACCGACCTGGAGAGGGACGAGCTATGA
- a CDS encoding type II secretion system protein, giving the protein MAASMPNGEAGFTYLGVLLLIAVSSVALAATGTLWATSAQREHERQLLWVGGQYAQALRSYYHASPGLAQYPQDLGELVEDNRFPTPRRHIRRLYPDPLTGSGDWGLLRAVDGRITGVHSRSDALPLKRSGFDAQWSGFEGLEHYSDWQFVAEQAFAEGAGGARRHNGPGDAP; this is encoded by the coding sequence ATGGCAGCCTCTATGCCGAATGGTGAAGCGGGTTTCACCTACCTGGGCGTGCTGCTGCTGATCGCGGTCAGCAGCGTGGCCCTGGCCGCCACCGGCACGCTGTGGGCCACCAGTGCCCAGCGCGAGCACGAGCGTCAGCTGCTGTGGGTGGGCGGCCAGTACGCCCAGGCCCTGCGCAGCTACTACCACGCCTCGCCGGGGCTGGCCCAGTACCCGCAGGACTTGGGCGAGCTGGTCGAGGACAACCGCTTCCCCACGCCACGCCGGCATATTCGCCGGCTGTACCCCGACCCGCTGACCGGCAGCGGCGACTGGGGCCTGCTGCGCGCGGTCGACGGCCGCATCACCGGCGTGCACAGCCGCTCCGATGCGCTGCCGCTCAAGCGCAGTGGCTTCGATGCCCAATGGAGCGGTTTCGAGGGGCTGGAGCACTACAGCGACTGGCAGTTCGTCGCCGAGCAAGCCTTCGCCGAAGGCGCCGGTGGCGCGCGCCGGCACAACGGCCCGGGAGATGCGCCATGA
- a CDS encoding type II secretion system protein, with protein MKRNQGFTLIELLVVMAIIATLMTIALPRYFNSLEASREATLRQSLAVLREALDHYYGDTGHYPDSLEQLVEQRYLRNTPVDPISERRDGWQLVPPPEGVVGGVADIKSGASGRARDGSLYAEW; from the coding sequence ATGAAACGCAACCAAGGTTTCACCCTGATCGAGCTGCTGGTGGTGATGGCGATCATCGCGACCCTGATGACCATCGCCTTGCCGCGCTACTTCAACAGCCTGGAGGCGTCCCGCGAGGCCACCCTGCGCCAGAGCCTGGCGGTGCTGCGCGAAGCCCTGGACCACTACTACGGCGACACCGGGCATTACCCCGATTCGCTTGAGCAACTGGTGGAGCAACGCTACCTGCGCAACACCCCGGTCGATCCGATCAGCGAACGCCGCGATGGCTGGCAGCTGGTGCCGCCGCCCGAAGGCGTGGTGGGCGGCGTGGCTGACATCAAGAGCGGAGCCAGCGGGAGGGCGCGCGATGGCAGCCTCTATGCCGAATGGTGA
- a CDS encoding type II secretion system protein encodes MKRQQGFSLIEVVLTLALLGLLASMAAPLTETVVRRGKEQQLREALYQVRDAIDAYKRAFDAGYIEKRLNASGYPPSLQVLVEGVRDVRSAKGARFYFLRRIPHDPLRPAKADDQGGWGLRASDSSADNPREGEDVFDVYSTATGKGLNGIPYGQW; translated from the coding sequence ATGAAACGCCAGCAGGGCTTCAGCCTGATCGAGGTGGTGCTCACCCTGGCGTTGCTGGGCCTGCTTGCCAGCATGGCCGCGCCACTGACCGAGACCGTGGTGCGCCGTGGCAAGGAGCAACAGCTGCGCGAGGCCCTGTACCAGGTCCGCGACGCTATCGACGCCTACAAGCGCGCCTTCGATGCCGGCTACATCGAGAAGCGCCTCAACGCCAGCGGCTACCCGCCGAGCCTGCAGGTGCTGGTCGAGGGCGTGCGCGATGTGCGCAGCGCCAAGGGCGCGCGGTTCTACTTCCTGCGGCGCATCCCCCACGACCCGCTGCGCCCGGCCAAGGCCGACGACCAGGGGGGCTGGGGGCTGCGCGCCTCCGACAGCAGCGCCGACAACCCGCGTGAAGGCGAGGACGTGTTCGACGTGTATTCCACGGCCACGGGCAAAGGCCTGAACGGCATCCCCTACGGGCAATGGTGA
- a CDS encoding secretin N-terminal domain-containing protein, translated as MKPSKTPFLLLALCVAIGGCGSSAVRKDSAELMKEGQYEAGIARLEEALRDDPRDTELNIALAHGRQAAVEALLGQADSDRIRHDFAAARMGYGRVLTIEPNNRRAQEGIRQLELIRTLDERVALGQAALRQGDLFGAERYMREVLRLDPQNQKGIMLRSDIENVQARTAQPFPQLRSKLERPVTLEFRDANLKTIFEVLAQVAGINFIFDRDLRPDMKATIFVREVRIEDAVALLLEQNQLRQKIVNDNTLLVYPDSPQKTKDYQELVMRTFYLTSIDANTAMNMLKTMLKTRDVFVDERLNTLTMRDTPDAVRMAEKLLQSQDQSNPEVVLEVEVMEVATSRILDLGLQWPNTFGVLTSDGKSVSVLDQLRGIDSSRISISPAPQAKINAQDKDINTLASPVIRVSNREQARIHIGQRVPIISATSVPSTQGPVITESVTYLDVGLKLEVQPTVHLNNEVAIKVALEVSNATPLEATRQGTIPVQVDTRNAQTSLRLHDGETQVLAGLVRNDHNASGNKIPGLGDIPGLGRLFGSNKDDMSKSELVLAITPRIVRNLPYQSPSDMEFGTGTESSMQVRQMARPLPASDGDQPPGSVPMVEGQMAVVPQP; from the coding sequence ATGAAGCCTTCGAAGACGCCGTTCCTGCTGCTGGCCCTGTGCGTGGCCATCGGCGGATGTGGCTCCAGCGCCGTGCGCAAGGACAGCGCGGAATTGATGAAGGAGGGCCAGTACGAAGCCGGCATCGCCCGGCTGGAAGAGGCCCTGCGCGACGACCCGCGCGACACCGAGCTGAACATCGCCCTGGCCCATGGTCGCCAGGCGGCGGTCGAGGCATTGCTGGGCCAGGCCGACAGCGACCGCATCCGCCACGACTTCGCCGCCGCGCGCATGGGCTATGGCCGGGTGCTGACCATCGAGCCGAACAACCGCCGCGCGCAGGAGGGCATCCGCCAGCTGGAGTTGATCCGCACCCTCGACGAACGCGTTGCCCTGGGACAGGCGGCGCTGCGCCAGGGCGACCTGTTCGGCGCCGAGCGCTACATGCGCGAGGTGCTGCGCCTGGACCCGCAGAACCAGAAGGGGATCATGCTGCGCAGCGACATCGAGAACGTCCAGGCGCGCACCGCGCAGCCGTTCCCGCAACTGCGCAGCAAGCTGGAGCGCCCGGTCACCCTGGAGTTTCGCGACGCCAACCTGAAGACCATCTTCGAGGTGCTGGCCCAGGTCGCCGGGATCAATTTCATCTTCGACCGCGACCTGCGCCCCGACATGAAAGCCACCATCTTCGTGCGCGAGGTGCGTATCGAGGACGCCGTGGCGCTGCTGCTGGAGCAGAACCAGCTGCGCCAGAAGATCGTCAACGACAACACCCTGCTGGTCTACCCGGACTCGCCGCAGAAGACCAAGGACTACCAGGAACTGGTCATGCGCACCTTCTACCTGACCAGCATCGACGCCAATACCGCGATGAACATGCTCAAGACCATGCTCAAGACCCGCGACGTGTTCGTCGACGAGCGCCTGAACACCCTGACCATGCGCGACACCCCCGACGCGGTGCGCATGGCCGAGAAGTTGCTGCAGTCCCAGGATCAGTCCAACCCCGAGGTGGTGCTGGAGGTGGAGGTGATGGAGGTGGCCACCTCGCGCATCCTCGACCTGGGCCTGCAATGGCCCAACACCTTTGGCGTGCTGACCAGCGACGGCAAGTCGGTCAGCGTGCTCGACCAGCTGCGCGGTATCGACTCCAGCCGCATCAGCATCTCGCCGGCACCGCAAGCCAAGATCAACGCCCAGGACAAGGACATCAACACCCTGGCAAGCCCCGTGATCCGGGTCAGCAACCGCGAGCAGGCGCGTATCCATATCGGCCAGCGCGTCCCGATCATCAGCGCCACTTCGGTGCCTTCGACCCAAGGGCCGGTGATCACCGAAAGCGTTACCTACCTGGATGTCGGTTTGAAGCTCGAAGTGCAGCCCACCGTGCACCTGAACAATGAGGTGGCGATCAAGGTGGCGCTGGAGGTGAGCAACGCCACGCCACTGGAGGCGACCCGCCAGGGCACCATCCCGGTCCAGGTCGACACCCGCAACGCCCAGACCAGCCTGCGCCTGCACGACGGCGAGACCCAGGTGCTGGCTGGGCTGGTGCGCAACGACCACAACGCCAGCGGCAACAAGATCCCGGGGCTGGGCGATATTCCTGGCCTGGGTCGGCTGTTCGGCAGCAACAAGGACGACATGAGCAAGTCCGAGCTGGTGCTGGCGATCACCCCGCGCATCGTGCGCAACCTGCCGTACCAGAGCCCATCGGACATGGAGTTCGGCACCGGCACCGAGTCGAGCATGCAGGTCCGGCAGATGGCCCGGCCGTTGCCCGCGAGCGATGGCGATCAACCACCGGGTAGCGTGCCCATGGTCGAAGGCCAGATGGCCGTGGTGCCGCAGCCATGA
- the pilO gene encoding type 4a pilus biogenesis protein PilO, with the protein MRVPSLILHEAVQRLGRVGLAAILMALLVVAVAVAWVLPLWQQVRELRASEADASVQVQRLARGELKVQVRPEQQALDDLRQQLPGQPQASELIERLYQLADAERISLARGEYALGVDPKTQLARYQIVLPVRGSYPQIRGFLKALLGQLPTLVLEDLELQRKRIGERELTGRVRMTLYLSRS; encoded by the coding sequence ATGCGCGTCCCTAGCCTGATCCTGCATGAGGCCGTCCAGCGCCTGGGGCGCGTGGGGTTGGCCGCGATCCTGATGGCCCTGTTGGTGGTGGCGGTGGCCGTGGCCTGGGTGCTGCCGCTGTGGCAGCAGGTGCGTGAGCTGCGCGCCAGTGAGGCGGACGCCAGCGTTCAGGTGCAGCGCCTGGCGCGTGGCGAGCTGAAGGTCCAGGTGCGGCCTGAGCAACAGGCGCTGGACGATCTGCGCCAGCAACTGCCTGGCCAACCCCAGGCCAGCGAGCTGATCGAGCGGCTGTACCAGCTGGCCGACGCCGAGCGCATCAGCCTGGCCCGTGGCGAGTACGCCCTCGGTGTGGACCCCAAGACCCAGCTGGCGCGTTACCAGATCGTCCTGCCGGTGCGCGGCAGCTACCCGCAGATCCGCGGGTTTCTCAAGGCGCTGCTGGGCCAGTTGCCGACCCTGGTGCTGGAAGACCTGGAGCTGCAACGCAAGCGGATCGGCGAGCGCGAGCTTACCGGGCGGGTACGCATGACCCTTTACCTGTCGAGGTCGTGA
- a CDS encoding PilN domain-containing protein, with protein sequence MRRLDLEFQPRRNGSLAWALLALGGAALAVLVLAQQQLVSEQTGLEARVHQLELQLGRRPASAVPQSSAVVREQAERLAQMRSVSQQLQRPWQQLFAMLEAMPQEDVALLSLTPDARKGQVRISAEARDLEAMLQYHQRLERSEELSDVSLLNHEIVAGQAEHPVRFNLTATWETGHARP encoded by the coding sequence ATGCGCCGCCTCGACCTGGAATTCCAACCCCGGCGCAACGGCTCGCTGGCCTGGGCGCTGCTGGCCCTGGGGGGCGCGGCGCTGGCGGTACTGGTGCTGGCCCAGCAACAGCTGGTGAGCGAGCAGACCGGCCTCGAGGCCCGTGTGCACCAGCTCGAACTGCAACTTGGCCGCCGCCCGGCCAGTGCCGTGCCACAAAGCAGCGCGGTGGTCCGCGAGCAGGCCGAGCGCCTGGCGCAGATGCGCAGCGTGTCGCAACAGCTGCAACGGCCCTGGCAGCAGCTGTTCGCCATGCTCGAGGCCATGCCCCAGGAGGATGTGGCGCTGCTCAGCCTCACCCCCGATGCGCGCAAGGGGCAGGTGCGCATCAGCGCCGAGGCCCGCGACCTGGAGGCCATGCTGCAGTACCACCAGCGCCTGGAGCGCAGCGAGGAACTGTCGGACGTGTCGCTGCTCAACCACGAGATCGTCGCCGGGCAGGCCGAGCACCCGGTGCGTTTCAACCTTACCGCCACCTGGGAGACCGGCCATGCGCGTCCCTAG